The following is a genomic window from Geminicoccus roseus DSM 18922.
TGCCGTTGCAGGCAGCCTGCGAGCGCCAGCGGCTCCTCGACCGTGGTCCAGCGCGGGTCGCGCTCCGCCCGGTGCCGGGCGACCCTGTTCGCCATCTCCGCGTCCAGCACCTGCGAGGTCGCAACATAAACCGGCGCCAGGCCGCTCGCGAGGCAGGCGGATTCGGCGTGGCGGCTCTTGCCGGAGCGGGCGCCGCCCAGGACGAGCTCGAGATGGGACGGGGGGGCGGTGATCATGATGCTGCGATGTGCAGCGGGCGGCCGGGATCGGTCAAGGCCGACACATGAGCGGTTTTCAACTGGTTCTGCCGGCTGGATCTGGTAAGCGCCCCCCGTCAGCCACGGAGCACCCATGCCAGAGAATTTCATCGCAGAGTTCTATGTGTTCTTCACGATCGTGCTGATCGACGTGGCGCTGGCCGGCGACAACGCAGTCGTGGTGGGCCAGCTCGCGTCGGGACTGCCGAGTGAGCAAAAGCGGCGCGCGATCCTGCTGGGCGTGGTCTTGGCGCTGGTGTTCCGCGTCGCCTTCGCCCTGGTCGCCGTCCAGCTCCTGCAGATCATCGGCCTGCTCCTGGCAGGCGGGCTCCTGCTGCTCTGGGTCTCCTACAAGATGTACCGCGAGCTGCGCGAGGGCAGCCAGGCCGACAATCCCGACGCTCCCCCCGGCTCGGTCGGCCGCAAGACTTTCGCCGCCGCGGCCTTCCAGATCGCGGTCGCCGACGTCTCGATGTCCCTGGACAACGTGCTGGCGGTGGCGGGCGTCGCCCGAGACCACATGACCGCGCTGATCTTCGGCCTGGTCCTGTCGATCGCCCTGATGGGCGTGGCCGCCAACTTCATCGCGCGCTGGATGGAAAAGCATCGCTGGATGGCCTGGGTGGGCCTCCTGATCATCCTGTTCGTCGCCCTGAAGATGACCTACGAGGGCGGCCACGAGGTGCTGGCCGCGCTCTGAGGCGTGCCGGGGCGGTGCCGGATCGCGTCACGGCGATCCGGCGCCCTGCGCCGCCCGGGCCACGCCGACCAGCCGCACCAGTTCCCCGCGCGCCTCTGCGGCGTCGCGGACCAGCCGCTCGAACGGAACCCGGATCAGCTGGCCCTCCCGGCGCAGGTCGGCGCCCTCGGGATCGATCCCGGTCATCGTCCAGCCCTCGCCGGCGGCGCCCAGATGGCGGGCGTAGAGTTGCACCGCGTCGGCATGGTCCGCGTTCATGTGCTCGACCATCCGCGCCTCGGCGGCCGCCAGCGCCTCGCATTCCCGGACATCAAACAGGATGTCGGCGGCCTCTACCCAGAAGATCCGGCCAAAGCCGGCGACCAGGTGCGCCTCGGCGACCTCGACGCGGAACAGGCTGAAATCCCTGAAGCCCGCATAGACCGCCGCGTCCGGATGGCGCCGGACGAAGCGGTCCAGCAGCAGCTTGTCGTCAATGCGGGCCGCTTTGCCCTGGACGGTGGCGCGCGCACCGGTCAAAGGCGAAGCCAGCCCGGCGGTGCCATCGAACAGGAGCGAGATGCGCGGGTCGGCCGCGAGGTTGCGGGTGTGGTCGGCCAGGTCCGAAAGCAGGAGGAGCGGGGCCACATCGTGGCCGACCGCGACGATCGCCAGCGACACGTAGGGAAAGCCGTCCTGGCCGGCCTGGCTGGTGCCGATCGCGACCTTCAGCTGCCGGCGCATCAGGTCGCGGATCAGCTGGCCGGGCGGCGCCGGGGCCAAGTCGTTCGGGCTCATCTCGATCGGCTCCGTCGATCAGGGGCGGGCCCCTTGAGCGGATAAACCAACGCGCTCGAATTGAGGAGGGAAAGTGCCGGTGCTGCAGCGTTATCTGATGGAGGTGCCCGAGCCGGGCGTTCCGGTCCAGCTGGTGGACGGCATCTTCTGGCTGCGTCTCCGGCTGCCCTTCGCCCTGGACCACGTCAACCTGTGGATCCTGGACGACGGTGACGGCTGGACCCTGGTGGATACCGGCTTGGGCGACGCGCCCACCAAGGCGATCTGGGACAGCCTGCTGGGCGGCTTCCTGGCCGGGCGGCCGGTCCGCCGGATCCTCGCCACCCATTTCCATCCCGACCATGCCGGCAATGTCGGCTCCCTGGTCGGCCGGACCGGTGCGGAGCTCCTGATGAGCCGCACCGAATGGCTGACCGCGCGGATGCTGGCGCTGGACACCAGCGAGGACTTTGTCGAGAGCGGGCACCGCTTCGACCTGGCCTGTGCTTTACCCGGGGACCTGCGGGCGCACCGGGCGTCGCGGGGCAACTACTATCGCCGCAATGTCGACCCGGTGCCATATGGCTTCACGCGCCTGAAGGGCGGCGATCGGCTGCGGCTGGCGGGCTCGGAGTTCCAGGTGATCATCGGCGAGGGGCACAGCCCGGAGCAGGTCACGCTGTTCTCAGCCGAACGCAACCTGCTGATCGCCGCCGACCAGGTGCTGCCCTCGATCTCGCCCAATGTCGCGGTCTGGCCGTCCGAGCCGCATGGCGACCCGCTGGGCGGCTTCCAGGCCTCGTTCGAGCGCTATGCCGGGATCGGCGACGAGGCGCTGGTGCTGCCCTCGCACAAGACCCCGTTCACCGGCGTGCAGGCCCGGATCGCGCAGCTGCAAAGCCATCACCAGGAGCGGCTGGAGGCGACGCTTGCAGCCTGCGCCACCTCGCGAACCGCCGCCCAGGTCATGCTTGCCTTGTTTCCCCGCGCCCTGGACATCCACCAGGTCGGCTTCGCCCTGGGCGAGACCCTGGCGCACCTGAACCGGCTGGTCGAGAGCGGCGCCATCCGGCGCACCATGTCCCGGGACGGGGTGAACCTCTACCGGGCCGCCTGAACCGGGCGCCGGCGCTTGTCCCGGTACATGGCCCGGTCCGACACCCGCAGCAGCGTGTCGAGATCGGTGCCCTCCACCGGGAACAGCGCCATGCCGATGCTGACGGTGGTGCTGACCTCGTGGCCGGGGATCGCGTGGGGCAGGGCCAGCAGGCGCTGCAGCCGGTCGCGGACCCGCTCGCCGCTGGCGCGGTCGCCGACCTTGTCCATCACCACCACGAACTCGTCGCCGCCCAGGCGGGCCACGGTGTCGGTCTCGCGCAGGGAGCGCAGCAGCCGGTTGCCGAAGGACTGCAGCAGGTGGTCGCCGGCCTCGTGGCCCAGCCGGTCGTTGACCGCCTTGAAGTCGTCCAGGTCGAAGAAGAACACGCAGCCGCCCTGGCCGGTGCGCCGGGACCTGGCGACCGCGCGCTTGAGCCGGTCCTCCAGGAGCCAGCGATTGGCCAGGCCGGTGAGGCGGTCGTGGGTCGCCACATGGACCAGCCGCCGGTCGTGCTCGCGCTTGCGCGCGGCCCGCTGCAGGCAGGTCACCGCGTGGGCCTGCGCCAAAGGCGAGGCGTCGCCGGCATGGGCGAAGGCCAGCACCGGCAGGCCGGGTGCGATCGACTGCAGGCGCACGAGCCCGTCCAGGCCGTGGGCGTCGGGGGTGGACAGATCCAGCAGCACCGCGCCGACCCCGTGGTCG
Proteins encoded in this region:
- a CDS encoding YjbE family putative metal transport protein (Members of this highly hydrophobic protein family,regularly are found preceded by the yybP-ykoY manganese riboswitch (see RF00080). A metal cation transport function is proposed.) — its product is MPENFIAEFYVFFTIVLIDVALAGDNAVVVGQLASGLPSEQKRRAILLGVVLALVFRVAFALVAVQLLQIIGLLLAGGLLLLWVSYKMYRELREGSQADNPDAPPGSVGRKTFAAAAFQIAVADVSMSLDNVLAVAGVARDHMTALIFGLVLSIALMGVAANFIARWMEKHRWMAWVGLLIILFVALKMTYEGGHEVLAAL
- a CDS encoding HugZ family pyridoxamine 5'-phosphate oxidase, producing MSPNDLAPAPPGQLIRDLMRRQLKVAIGTSQAGQDGFPYVSLAIVAVGHDVAPLLLLSDLADHTRNLAADPRISLLFDGTAGLASPLTGARATVQGKAARIDDKLLLDRFVRRHPDAAVYAGFRDFSLFRVEVAEAHLVAGFGRIFWVEAADILFDVRECEALAAAEARMVEHMNADHADAVQLYARHLGAAGEGWTMTGIDPEGADLRREGQLIRVPFERLVRDAAEARGELVRLVGVARAAQGAGSP
- a CDS encoding MBL fold metallo-hydrolase encodes the protein MLQRYLMEVPEPGVPVQLVDGIFWLRLRLPFALDHVNLWILDDGDGWTLVDTGLGDAPTKAIWDSLLGGFLAGRPVRRILATHFHPDHAGNVGSLVGRTGAELLMSRTEWLTARMLALDTSEDFVESGHRFDLACALPGDLRAHRASRGNYYRRNVDPVPYGFTRLKGGDRLRLAGSEFQVIIGEGHSPEQVTLFSAERNLLIAADQVLPSISPNVAVWPSEPHGDPLGGFQASFERYAGIGDEALVLPSHKTPFTGVQARIAQLQSHHQERLEATLAACATSRTAAQVMLALFPRALDIHQVGFALGETLAHLNRLVESGAIRRTMSRDGVNLYRAA
- a CDS encoding diguanylate cyclase domain-containing protein gives rise to the protein MQRYATEPRFRVLLVSGGQEVPAEVWQVLRHAGLEASALDRVSRFTDAIERIADHGVGAVLLDLSTPDAHGLDGLVRLQSIAPGLPVLAFAHAGDASPLAQAHAVTCLQRAARKREHDRRLVHVATHDRLTGLANRWLLEDRLKRAVARSRRTGQGGCVFFFDLDDFKAVNDRLGHEAGDHLLQSFGNRLLRSLRETDTVARLGGDEFVVVMDKVGDRASGERVRDRLQRLLALPHAIPGHEVSTTVSIGMALFPVEGTDLDTLLRVSDRAMYRDKRRRPVQAAR